One window of Mesorhizobium sp. PAMC28654 genomic DNA carries:
- a CDS encoding PTS sugar transporter subunit IIA, whose product MSDGLMHLLDPEAIVLGSDASTNEEIIRILAGRLEMLGYVKSSYADAVVRREMTIPTGLPLERPDNVAVPHTDPEHVLKPGIAMGTLKTPVTFANMEDPDEKLPVGFVFLLAINDKDKQIEALQTVMATIQNPAALDGLRTARTLDDVRAVLG is encoded by the coding sequence ATGTCTGACGGACTCATGCATCTCCTGGACCCGGAAGCGATCGTGCTCGGATCCGATGCATCGACCAATGAGGAGATCATCCGCATCCTGGCCGGCAGGCTGGAGATGTTGGGCTACGTCAAAAGTTCCTACGCCGACGCGGTCGTGCGTCGCGAAATGACGATTCCTACCGGCTTGCCCTTGGAGCGTCCCGACAATGTCGCCGTGCCGCATACCGATCCGGAGCATGTGTTGAAGCCGGGGATCGCCATGGGCACATTGAAGACGCCCGTCACCTTCGCCAACATGGAAGACCCCGACGAGAAGCTGCCGGTAGGCTTCGTGTTCCTCCTTGCCATCAACGACAAGGACAAGCAGATTGAGGCGCTGCAGACCGTCATGGCCACGATCCAGAACCCCGCCGCGCTCGATGGCCTGAGGACGGCCAGGACGCTTGACGACGTGCGTGCCGTGCTCGGCTGA
- a CDS encoding PTS sugar transporter subunit IIB produces the protein MSRQKTILFACGTGIATSTAVNVAVTEEMKKRGLTFNAQQAKATEVPSLADNVDFIVATTPISASVTKPVIKGLAFLTGIGKDKVLDEIEAQLRK, from the coding sequence ATGTCCAGACAGAAAACGATTCTCTTTGCCTGCGGTACCGGCATCGCCACCTCGACGGCCGTCAATGTCGCCGTCACAGAGGAAATGAAAAAGCGTGGCCTCACCTTCAATGCCCAGCAGGCAAAGGCCACGGAAGTGCCGTCACTGGCTGACAATGTTGACTTCATCGTCGCCACCACGCCGATCTCCGCCTCGGTCACAAAACCGGTGATCAAGGGCCTCGCCTTCCTCACCGGCATCGGCAAGGACAAGGTGCTTGACGAGATCGAGGCGCAACTGCGCAAGTAG